A genomic region of Colletes latitarsis isolate SP2378_abdomen chromosome 7, iyColLati1, whole genome shotgun sequence contains the following coding sequences:
- the Cpr6 gene encoding cuticular protein 6 has protein sequence MLKILCLVCVTAACCNAVVLSGYNGGHGISYSDYEGLEAYSGVSNYGEHAVLPTVAVPVHAVSAAPVHVAATLDHGVHGYDHHGDHDHDYYAHPKYTFNYGVHDPHTGDVKTQHEVRDGDVVHGSYSVNEPDGSVRIVEYTADDHNGFNAVVKKVGPAVHPKPIHVAKYVSPAYFNSYEDYEKHY, from the exons atTTTGTGCTTGGTTTGCGTAACGGCCGCATGCTGCAACGCCGTGGTTCTAAGCGGTTACAACGGAGGTCACGGGATCAGTTACAGCGATTACGAGGGCCTCGAAGCGTACTCAGGGGTTTCTAACTATGGGGAACATGCGGTATTGCCAACGGTAGCCGTTCCAGTCCACGCGGTTTCCGCTGCACCGGTGCATGTCGCTGCGACGCTCGACCACGGGGTGCACGGTTACGACCATCATGGAGATCATGACCACGATTACTAC GCTCACCCCAAGTACACCTTCAACTATGGCGTGCACGATCCCCACACGGGGGATGTAAAGACCCAGCACGAGGTACGCGATGGCGACGTCGTCCACGGATCTTACAGCGTCAACGAGCCCGACGGTAGCGTCAGAATCGTCGAGTACACTGCAGATGATCACAACGGTTTCAACGCTGTCGTGAAGAAGGTCGGTCCAGCTGTCCACCCTAAACCCATCCACGTGGCGAAGTACGTGTCGCCAGCGTACTTCAACAGCTACGAAGATTACGAGAAGCACTACTAA